From Leifsonia sp. fls2-241-R2A-40a, one genomic window encodes:
- a CDS encoding peroxiredoxin, with protein MALENDTLAPDFELLNQYGETVRLSDFRGRKAVALVFFPLAFSGTCTGELCELRDNIGLFEDHRVELLGISVDSKYTLRAWAEQEGYTFSLLADFWPHGEIAKEYGVFLGEKGIANRATFLIDERGIIRASFITAPGEARSIAAYRAALDRLPAHV; from the coding sequence ATGGCACTCGAGAACGACACCCTGGCTCCCGACTTCGAGCTCCTCAACCAGTACGGGGAGACCGTGCGGCTGAGCGACTTCCGTGGACGCAAGGCGGTGGCGCTGGTCTTCTTCCCTCTCGCCTTCTCCGGCACCTGCACGGGCGAGCTGTGCGAACTGCGCGACAACATCGGCCTGTTCGAGGACCACCGCGTGGAACTGCTGGGCATCTCCGTCGACTCCAAGTACACGCTGCGCGCGTGGGCCGAGCAGGAGGGCTACACGTTCTCCCTGCTGGCCGATTTCTGGCCGCATGGTGAGATCGCCAAGGAGTACGGGGTGTTCCTGGGCGAGAAGGGCATCGCCAACCGGGCGACCTTCCTGATCGACGAGCGCGGCATCATCCGCGCCTCCTTCATCACCGCCCCCGGCGAGGCCCGCTCGATCGCCGCGTACCGCGCCGCGCTGGACCGGCTGCCCGCGCACGTCTGA